Within the Rubrobacter calidifluminis genome, the region GATCATCGACTTCGATTCCGGGGCGAAGACGACCGGCAGCAAGTTCTACTTCCTGCGCGGCGAGGCGGTCCTGCTCGAGCTCGCGCTCGTGCGCTACGCGCTGGATGTGCTCGTGGCGCGCGGCTTCGAGCCCGCCATAACCCCGGATCTGGCCCGCGACGAGGCGCTCGTCGGGACCGGGTTTATCCCGCGCGGGCCGGAGACCCAGATCTACTCGGTCGAGGACACCGACCTCTCGCTCATCGCGACCGCCGAGATAACCCTCGCCGCCCAGCTTCAGGACGAGATCGTCGAGGAGGAGGATCTCCCGCTGCGCTTCGCCGGGCTCTCGCACTGCTTCCGCACCGAGGCCGGCTCCCACGGCCGGGCGAGCCGGGGCCTCTATCGGGTGCACCAGTTCACCAAGGTCGAGATGTTCGCGTTCACCACGCCCGAGGGCTCGGAGGAGATGCACCGCGAGATGCTCGCAACGGAGGAGGAGATCTTCCGCAACCTCGAGATCCCCTACCGGGTGGTGGACATCTGCACCGGGGATCTCGGCGGGGCCGCCTACCGGAAGTACGACGTCGAGGCCTGGATGCCGGGCCGGGGCGACTACGGCGAGGTCACCAGCACCTCGAACACCACCGACTACCAGGCACGCCGGCTGCGGATCCGCTACCGCCCAGAGGGGGGGTCCCCCAGGCTCCTGCACACCCTGAACGGCACCGCGATAGCGGTCAGCCGCGCCCTGATCGCGCTGCTCGAGAACCACCAGCAGCCGGACGGCTCGGTGGTGCTCCCGGAGAAGCTCGTCCCCTACACAGGCTTCGAACGCATAGGGATGAAGTAGCGCGGGGGCATCCGATGCCGGAGCGGGACCCGGCGGGCGCGCTGATCCGACGCTCCCGCACCTGGTCGCAGGCAGCCGACGAGGGAGAGCTCTTCCGGGCCGCCTCTAGCATGCTCCGGGAGGTCTTCGGCGTGGATACCGGCTACTTCGTCTACCGCCGGGGATCGATCCTGGGCGAACCGGCGGGCCCTCTGCAGGTGTACGAGCCGTGGGGGGTGCTCTCGGGGAGGCGCGAGGAGATCGCACGCCGGGTGGTCCGGCAGGATGAAACCCCGGGGGCACTCTCCGGTCTGAGCGAGCGCTGGATGGACCTCTCCGAGGTCCCGCCGGAGGTACGCTCCGACTGGAAGCGCTGGGGCGTGGAGCAGGGAGGTTCCTGGGCGCTCACCTTCCGCGGGGAGCGCGTGGGCGCGATGGTGCTGCGCCGCGCCCGGCGCGCACAGGACGACGACAGGGATCTGGTATCCCTGTGCGCGGTGCAGACCTCGCTGGTTCTGGAACTCATCTCCGCCCGCCGGGCCGCGGAGGAGGCGAGCGAGCGGGACTTCCTGACCGGGCTGTGGAACCGGCGGGGTTTTCTGGAACGGATCGCCGGAGCCACCTCCGGCGGGCACCCTGCCCTGTTCATCGGGGTCGTCGACCTGGACAACCTCAAGGAGACCAACGACGAGCTCGGCCACCCGGAGGGAGACCGCCTGTTGCGGAAGACGGCTCGCCTGCTGCGCGAGCACCTCGGCGGCAGCGGGATCGCCTGCCGGTGGGGTGGGGACGAGT harbors:
- a CDS encoding GGDEF domain-containing protein — encoded protein: MPERDPAGALIRRSRTWSQAADEGELFRAASSMLREVFGVDTGYFVYRRGSILGEPAGPLQVYEPWGVLSGRREEIARRVVRQDETPGALSGLSERWMDLSEVPPEVRSDWKRWGVEQGGSWALTFRGERVGAMVLRRARRAQDDDRDLVSLCAVQTSLVLELISARRAAEEASERDFLTGLWNRRGFLERIAGATSGGHPALFIGVVDLDNLKETNDELGHPEGDRLLRKTARLLREHLGGSGIACRWGGDEFVILQSAAAPCSPHHAARRLEEHLAAGGVTASAGIAVWGEDGTSWEECYAAADRRLYARKMARQPG
- the serS gene encoding serine--tRNA ligase, with the translated sequence MLDLRYIRENAAAVKENCRNRGVEADVNLVVELAGRRSKLITDLNELRQNQNQLAKRIGRERDPAARERLIEESRALKDEIPRREQELAEVEERLREEQLKIPNMTHPDAPIGKDDTENVEISRWGEPKEFDFEPKDHVEIGESLGIIDFDSGAKTTGSKFYFLRGEAVLLELALVRYALDVLVARGFEPAITPDLARDEALVGTGFIPRGPETQIYSVEDTDLSLIATAEITLAAQLQDEIVEEEDLPLRFAGLSHCFRTEAGSHGRASRGLYRVHQFTKVEMFAFTTPEGSEEMHREMLATEEEIFRNLEIPYRVVDICTGDLGGAAYRKYDVEAWMPGRGDYGEVTSTSNTTDYQARRLRIRYRPEGGSPRLLHTLNGTAIAVSRALIALLENHQQPDGSVVLPEKLVPYTGFERIGMK